From Cervus elaphus chromosome 25, mCerEla1.1, whole genome shotgun sequence, one genomic window encodes:
- the LOC122683666 gene encoding odorant-binding protein-like gives MPEKLIPAKQDIEDDFCATLGEQSLVHDMSRQHNDPTRSDTNSHPLQQLEPSRPLQKDYEGHKMKILVLSFLLGLVCDAQEADDQKGLSQLSGKWRTVYIASTSPEKIAENGPFRAYLCYLVFDDEQGTVDFYFYVKLNGEWVAKHVTGEKQENNTYLVKYEGENEFEVIYASDTILVISVVNKDKNRKCGEIQLAGIFVKVNDIEEKALEIFKELLKLKGIEEKHIVDFFKSGN, from the exons ATGCCAGAAAAGCTCATTCCTGCCAAGCAGGATATTGAAGATGACTTCTGCGCAACCTTGGGGGAACAATCACTGGTTCATGACATGTCACGCCAACATAATGATCCTACAAGAAGTGACACCAATTCGCATCCTCTCCAACAACTGGAACCCTCTCGCCCTCTCCAGAAGGACTACGAGGGCCACAAGATGAAGATTCTGGTGCTGAGTTTTCTCCTTGGTCTGGTTTGTGATGCCCAAGAAGCGGATGATCAGAAAGGTCTCTCACAG CTTTCAGGAAAATGGAGAACTGTGTACATCGCCTCCACTAGCCCAGAGAAGATCGCTGAGAACGGGCCATTCAGAGCTTACTTGTGTTACCTTGTCTTTGATGATGAACAGGGCACAGTAGACTTTTACTTTTATGTCAA gttGAACGGAGAATGGGTAGCAAAACATGTCACGGgggaaaagcaagaaaacaacaCTTATCTTGTTAAGT atgAGGGCGAAAATGAATTTGAAGTTATTTATGCATCTGACACTATTCTGGTAATAAGTGTTGTCAACAAGGATAAGAATAGAAAATGTGGGGAGATACAATTGGCTGGAATATTTG TTAAAGTAAATGATATTGAAGAGAAAGCCTTGGAGATATTCAAGGAGCTGTTGAAACTGAAAGGAATTGAAGAAAAACATATTGTGGATTTCTTCAAAAGTGGTAATTGA